Genomic DNA from Deinococcus humi:
AAATACGCCCTGCTGATCTGCGACGAATGCCATCACCTTCCTTCCGATTTTACCCGCGTAATTGCAGAGATGAGTCTGGCCCCGTATCGCCTGGGACTCAGCGCCACCCTGAAGCGCAGCGATGGCCGCGAACGTGACCTGGAAACCCTGCTGGGCCCGGTCGTGTACTCGTGTTCACCGGAAGACCTTGCCGGCGCCACGCTGGCCGACTACCGCGAGGTGGTGATCAAGGTCAAACTCAGCCATGGGGAACAGGCCCGTTACGATGACCTCATCCGGCAACGCAACGACTTCCTGCGCCTGAACAGTATTCGGCTAGGTTCTTTGGAGGGCTGGAAAAAATTTATCATGAGCAGCGGCTCGCCCCAGGGACGGGCGGCCATGCTGGCCCACCGGGAGGCCAAATCTCTGGCTTACGGCACAGAAGGCAAACTGCGTGTCTTGGAAGAGATCCTGGTCAACCATCCTGACGAGCGGACTCTGATCTTCACGGACGACAACGCCACGGTGTATCGGATCAGCCGTGAATTCCTGATTCCCAGCATCACACACCAGACCCCCACCAAAGAGCGGCATAGCGTGTTGGAGCGGTTCCGCGATGGGACGTACCGCATCCTGGTCACTAGCCGGGTGTTGAACGAGGGCGTCGATGTGCCGGAAGCATCGGTGGGCGTGATGCTCTCCGGCACGGCCACCGAGCGCGAGTACATCCAGCGCCTCGGACGAATCCTGCGGCAAGCAAAGGGCAAGAAGGCCACGCTGTACGAGGTGATCACGGAAGGCACCTCCGAAGAACGCGTCAGCCAGCAGAGAAAGGGGCAATGGCAACCACAGGCGGCCCCGTCCTGGGAGAGCATCAATGCTTCCGACTGAATTGTTGATGTTCACGGTGAAAGCTGGCCTGGCGAATCCCAGGCGGCTCAAACCCACCACCAACAACCTGATCCTGGCCGAAACGCTGATTGAGGTCTTCCAAGCCTACGTCGGCAAAAGGCGCTCAGAACTGAACGAGGAGTTGCGGGATATGGAGGCGGGCCGCTCCGACTATCGCGTGGTGCGCGGTCTAGCCCACCTTTTAAGCCAGCGGGGGGAATTCAAAGCCGGGGGCGGGCTGGCCCCAGCGGCAGTGCGCGAGAAGGTCTTTGCGCTGGCCCAGGACGGGCCACCCAGCCGTCACCGGACGCAGGCCATCCTGGAACAGACTGCCAGAGCGCTGTCCACCGAGTCATCGCTCAACGCACACGACGTAGCCGCCGCACTGTATGCCGATCTGCCAGACCAACAGACCCTGATCATGTTTGAGCCCCTGGAACCGCTGGAGCTCATTCAGCGCTGGGATCTGGCCCAGGCCCAGGGGATGCTGTACCGCGCCTATCAGCTCGTGATCACCGCCCGGCGCAATGAACCCGCCCGCTACAAGCAGCTGCTGAAGTACCTGAAGCTTTTCGGCCTGATGGTCACCGTGGAGGGGGACGCCACATATGGTTTTACCCTGACCCTGGATGGTCCCACCTCGCTTTTCTCCAGCAACACGCGCTACGGCCTGGCGATGGCGAAATTCCTCCCCGCCCTGCTTCATGTCACGAAGTGGGACCTGAGCGCGGCGTTAAAGCCCAGACGCGATCTGGCCTGGGTAGACCCTAAGGACGACGAGTGGTCCTTCCAGCTCACCAGTGAGGACGGCTACGTTAGCCACTACAAGGCTCCTGAAGAACACGACAGCGCGCTGGAGTCAGGCTTTGCCGAGCGCTTCGCCAAACTGGACACACCCTGGATTCTGGAACGCGAGGTGGATCTTGTCCCCGTGCCGGGAGGCGTTATCCTACCCGATTTCCGACTAGTGCAGGGCGAACGGAGCGTGCTCGTCGAAATCGTGGGGTACTGGCGCCCCGAGTACCTGAGGAAAAAATTTGCCCTGCTCAAAAAATCAGGGCGTACTGACCTGATCGTGTGCGTCTCCGAGCGATTAAACCTCGATCAGGCAGGAGTGGACCCCAGCGAGTTTGGGGACCGATTGGTGTGGTTCAAGGGCGTGTTGAATCCGAAAGAGGTGCTGACCATCGCGGATCGGATCGCCGTCAGCACCTAACTCCCAGATCGCGTTTTCGCGTCAATCCAGATTAAAAAAGGCCATCTTGATCAGTGGGGGCAGCATCCGGATCATCTCGACCGTTAGATCCTGCCCAGTCGTCCAGCAGCATCGGAGATTCAGCTCGCAGGAATGCTGCGGCCACGAGGACCACGTCAGCGCCATAGCTCGCCCTGACGCAAACTCCCAGGGTTGCTCAGAGCTATGGATCCATTTCGGGGCCCGCGGGCACCCTAAGGATCAGCAGGGGGCAAGATTTAGAGATGTAGCAATCCCGTCGCGAGACTTTGTCCTTAATATGGATAAGGGTATACGGTTGCCCTGTAGTTGCCACTGTGATCTTCACCAGCGACAAGACTATGAAACTGTAGAAGAAGATTCCGGAACTGCGCTCCACTAATGAACTGCCTGTACGCGTCAGCGCTGGTCATGACCATTATTGGCGCAGTGGAAGTTGTGAACGTCGTGTCGCAATCACCCAGCCCAGCCGATTGTGGAAGCCAGTGAGAGCGAAAGCCAGTGTCCAGCGGGCGTTTTACGATGCACATGACGAAAGACAAGACACGGCCTTTGAAATCTTCCTCGAACGAACATAACTGCCAGATGAGCTAGCGCAGCTAAGTACTCTCCAGGAGGCATGGTTCCAGTTCGTATCCCATCAGAACTACTGGTACTTCCAAGGCTGGGAAGAGACGGAACGTCCGCTGATCGAGGCGGGCAGGGTCATCCCCGTGAGTCTTACCGGCGCCTTGGACATCCAGATTCAGGCGTAGCCCCACTCCTTTGTGCGGGGAGGTTAACCGCGCATCTGCCTATGGGGCGACTCAGCGAGTACTCAATTTTTCACCACTCCAGCCGTTCCCTCGGAACAGTGGGCCGTCCAAATAGGTTGCGAAAGGAATCGGGCTGAATCAGCGTTATATCTGTGGGTGCGGGTTCTGTGACGCGCGCCCCAGAGGTTTGCCAGCTGACAGCGCTCGTTGTGGGATGACTGGTGATCAAGTCAGCCAGCCGCTCCAGACTCGCCGGTACGTTCCTGACCATGGAAGAGCCCGCAGCACTTTGGCAGGGCCAGCAGGGCGGCTCGCAATGTGGAGTCGGTCAACTACTCGGCGAGGGCCTTCAACGCGCCGAGCGCCTGCCCGCGCAGCGCTTCACCCTTCTCCCCAAATCCAGCCGCCACGAGCGCGCACCACATCACACGAAAAAAGGAAGCCCCTTGCGCACGCCCTGAGCAGGCTCGAACAGTCTGGTCGCGTCGTGTACGGCACCTTCCATCTCACCCAGGGCGAGGAGCGCCTCATTCCGCCCCGTCAGTATGAAAATCTAGTCTGTGGTCGCGTGGGCACCCCTGGGCTCCGTTATCGCCGCTCAAGGGTCACGGTGCCCGTCGCCATGGGCTGTTCCTCCACAAAGGCCTGGAACCGTCCGGTGTAGCGGTCTCCATCAAAGCGGCCTTCTGCACGCAATTCAGCGGTCGTGTCGTCCGGGAGATTCAGCGTGATGGTCAGTTGCCCTGCTCCCGTGTTCCCGTGCGCCGTGCCGATGTAGCGTTCGTCGGGCGAGTACACCATGCCGGCGATGCCGTTGCGGGCGTCGTCAAGAGTCAGCACCACATCGAGCGGCGCGCCGCCCTGCGTGACAAAGCGTCCCGTCCAGGTGCCAGCCGCTCCAACCCGTGCAGGAACTGGTGGGCGGGACGGCTGCGCAGCGGGAGCCGGAGAAGGAGCAGGGACGGCGGGCGCCGGGGTGTTGGCGTGGGCGAGCTCAGCGGTGGTGGCGCGGCGATAGTCCTGTGCCGCGTCCCGGGTGCTCAGGCTAAGGGTCTTGCTGGACGCCTTCCACAGGTACGGCTGGGGCTTGAGATTCTTATCGGTGTACGGAAGGCCGTTGAAGCGGATGCAGCCGCTGTTCACACCATTCGGGGTGGCACCGTTGACCCCCTGGGAAGTAGAGGGCTTGAGCGTGAGGGTGCCGCCTGCCACGGTGAAGGTGCCCGCCTCCCAGTGCACGCTGATCTGCTCGCAGGAGATCATGCGGGCGCCGAAGTACCCCACGGTGGCACTGCGGTCCAGCCGGGTGAGTTCGTAGGTGCCGTCCGTTCGCAGATTGAGGCGCCGGGCGGTGCTGGCGGCCTGCCTGAACCCGTCCGAACCCCGGCTGTAGGTGGAGCGGGGGTACACGGTCCCGGCATACCACTCGCCGGCCAGACTGGACGGCACGGTGGAGGCTGCGGCAGCGGTGGGAATAAGGAGGCCCAGGGCCAGGACGACGGACATGGTGCAGGCAGAGGCGTTCATGCGCGGCACTGTAGTCGGCGCAGGGTGATGGCTGGATGACCGGCCAGCCGGGCGCCCCGTCAAGCCCCGTCCGGGCGTTGGGAGAAGGCGGCGCGCCGCTGGAGCGCCGCCGCACGCGCCTGGGGTGCCCCTGGATCGTTCTGGCGCTCCAGGACATCCGCGTAAACCACCAGAACCTGGCCAGGCGACACCAGCAGGGAGAAGGCCTTGCATAGCCCCAGCGCTGCCTCAGCATCGCCCCGGGCCTGCGCCAGCTCCCCGAGTGTCAGATGAGCCCGCGCACGGTGCGTGAGCGCGGCGCGGCGCAGGCCCTGAAACCCATGCCGGACGGCGAGGTCCAGGGCCTGATTGGCGGCGACGATCGCCTCCCTGGCGGGCAGGAAGGCGGCGTCCAGCACCCGCGCGCCGGCGGTGACCAGGGGCAGGTTCAGATGCTGGGCGTGCCGGGCCAGGGCCCGCAGATACCCCTGCACGTCGTCCCCGCGGGCAGCATGAACCACCACGCGCGCGGCGAGCAGAACGTGCCGCTTGTTCTCCGGCACGTTCTCGTGCGCAAGGGCGGCCTCCAGCGCCTCGGCCGCCTCGGCTGGGGCGCCCATGGTGGCGCTGAGCAGGGCGAGGTCCGCGTGAAGCACACCCCCCCACCCGGCGGTCGCAGCGCCGCCCAGCGCGAGACCCTCTCGCACCGCCTGGCCAGCCAGTGCGTCTTCCTCCTGGGCGAAGGCGGCGCAGAACCGTTCGTGGGCGTTGATGAGTTTCAGGTTGTCGGCTCCGTCCACCCCGCGGAGCAGGTCATGCGCTTCAGCGGCTGCGCGCGCGGCCCCCACGGCATCGCCCAGCGCGAAAAGCAGCGGCGCACGCTTGTTGAGCACCGAAGCCGCCCCGATCCGGTCGCCGGACCCCGCGTGCAGGGCGGCGGCCCGGTCGTAGTGTTCTGCAGCCTGTTCGGGGTCACGGACAACCCAGGCGAGCCCCAGGCCCTCATGCGCGGTGGCCTCTACGGTGGGATCGGCCAGCACGCTGCCCAGGTGACGCAACGCGTCCAGGGGCGCCAGGGCCGCGTCAGTCTCGCCGCGCAGCAGCAGCGCGCCGGCCAGCGCCTCCTGGAAGGTGGCCGCGAGCCGGGTGTCGGGCGCGGTCTCCAGGCTCGCCAGACCTTCGCGGGCAACCCTTTCCAGGCCCTCCACATCGCTGTTCTCCACCAGGGACTGCAGCCGGGCCGCCTGCGCCCGGGCCCGCTGGTGCGGTGAGGCGGCCAGCCGGATGAGGTGGGCGGTCACTTCCTGCGCGTGCCCGTCCAATGTCAGGTCCCGCAGGGTCTCGGCCACCTGTGCCCACGCCTCAAAGGCTCCTGCGGCGTCGCCCATCTCTTCGAGCAGGGCCGCGGCCCGTTCGCCCCACACGGCCGCCGCCCGGAACTGCCACGTGGCCCGGGCCGCCGAGGCGGCCCGCAGGTACAGGGCCGCGGCCTGATGGCGGTCACCTCCCTGTGCCCAGTGGTGCGCCACCTCGGCCTCGGGTGCGCCGTGGCGGGCGAGCACCCGTGCCGCGCTGCGGTGCAGGAGGCCGCGCACTGCCCCTGGCATGCCCCCAGCCACAGTCTCACGCAGGAGGTCATACACGAACCGCTCGCCCTGCAGGATCTGGGCTGCTTCCAGTTCCTCCCAGGCGCCGGCGATGTCCAGCAGGGGCAGGCCCAGAACCTCGGCGGCGAGGTCCGGGCGCACGTCACCGCCCAGAACCGCGGCGCCCCGCGCGGCCTGCAGGGCGGTGAGCGAGAGCCGGGCGAGGCGCTGCCCCAGCAGGTCCGCCAGCGCGCCAGGTGGGCGCAGCGGGCTTTCGGAGTCAGCGGGCTGTCCGGTCTCGATGAGATGTCTCACCGTCTCCAGCAGCAGGTACGGGTGACCGCCAGTGAGCTGGTAGAGCGCCGCGGCACGCGGGTTCAGTTGCGGGACATCGAGGGAGACCAGCAGGGTCTGCGCAGCGTCCGGTGGGAGCGGCCCCAGGTGCACGACCTCAATGGCACGCGTGCTGGCCGGGCCGCCCAGTGCCCGGCCCTGTTCCACCGGCGGTGTGGCCCACACCAGCCGGAGCGCGGCCGCGGGCGATCCCCAGCCCAGTGCCGTCCACACCGCCGGCCACGCCTCAGCGCTCAGCGGATCGAGGAACTGCACGTTGTCCACGGCGAGCAGCGTCAGGCCCTGGGCGGCGGCCAGACGCAGAACGGAAGCCTGGGCCTGATAGAAGCGCGCCTGCTCCTCCTCGCCCTGCGGGGGTGGGAGAGCCTCACCCAGCTCCGGCAGCAGCCGCGCCAGTTCACGCCGCGCCCAGTTAGGCAGACTGACACCCATCCGCGCCAGCAACTCGCGCAACAGCCGCGAGTGGGCGGCGTAGGGGGTGCGGGTGTCGTCCGGGCGCACCTCGAACAACCATGCGCCCGGGGTGGCGAGCACGATCTCCTGCAGAAGCCGGGATTTGCCTAGACCCTGCTCCCCCTGAAGTTCCACGGCCCGCCCCGTGTCCAGGGCCGCGTGGACGCGCTCCCACTCGCGCTCCCGTCCCACCAGCCTGGGGGGCCGCAGCACGCTCAGGGGCACGCTGGGCGGGCGAAGCAGGGGGGTGTCCAGAGTGCCCTGCTCAACGGCCCGCATCAGGGCCCGGGTTTCCTGGGCTGGCCCCGAACCGAGTTCGTCGCGCAGCACGTCCACGCAGCGGTGGTAGGCCGTCAGGGCTGCCGAACGGTGCCCCTGCCGGGCGTGCAGGGTGATGAGTTGCCGCCACGTCACCTCGTCGAGGGGGTCGAGGGCAAGCAGGTGCTCGGTGAACTGCACAGCCTCCGTGAGGTTGCCTGTCGCCTCGGCCTGTGCCGCGCGCCGACCTGCCTCCTGCCGCTGGGCCTCGGCCAGACGCTCTCGCCAGGCCAGCACCCAGTCCTCCAGTTCCGGCAGGTCGCTGTAATCGAAGTTTCCTAGGAATTCGGCCGGCGCGGCGGGCCACGGCTCCTGACCGTCCAGCGCGCGACGGGCGTCGGCCTCGATCTGCGGTGCCAGCCTGAGGTCACTTCCCACGATCACCAGGGGACCGCCAGGCGGGTGGTTCAGGCGGCGCAGCAGGTGCACCAGGTTGTTGCGTGCCGTCTGTGCGTTGTCGTAGAGCAGCGCGGCCAGCGCCGCACGTGGCCCTGGCCCCTCCAGCGCAAGCCTGGCGAGCAGCGCGGCGCCGCGGCGCTCCAGGACCAGCGGCGCCGTGCCGGGGCGATGGAGCGTCGCTCCCGCTCCACCCAGGAGGTTCAGGCGGACGGACATACCGCCTGAACCGGCTCAAGAGCTCGGCACGGCCTCCACATCAGGGCGTGACCCCCATCAGGGCCGCCCGTGCCCGGCGCATCTCTGAGATCCCCTGCGGGTCACTCAGGGCTGCGTAAGCCAGTTCGGCCGCCGCATACCACTCGTCCGCCTCGACGGGGCGCCGGGTGCCCTGGGCCTCCTCGGCGGCGCGCCGGAGCCACGGCGCGGCGCGGCCGGGCTCCTTGCCCCTCTGCCAGTGCCCCGCCACCCGCGCGGGTGGGATGTGGCGGCCCTCCAGCGCCCGCGCGGCGCTCCGGTGCATCATGGCGCGCACCGCGTCCGGGATGCCCGAGAGCACCGCCTCATACACCAAGTCGTGCGTGAAGCGGTTCCCTGCGAGAACCTGCGCGGCCTCCAGTTCTTCCCAGGCTGCCGCCACCGTCATGAGCGGGGCGCCCAGCACCTCAGCCACCAGTTCCGGACCGAAATCACTCTGCAGCACACTGGCGGCCCGCGCCACATGCAGGGCACCCGGCGACAACCGCCCCAGGCGACCGGTGATGGTCGCGCCGACGGTCTGCGGCAGCAGCTGTTCGGGGAGCGCCTCCGCCAGACTGCCCGTCTGCACGAGGTGCTTGAGGGTTTCGAGCACGTACAGGGGATTGCCGCCTGTCGCGCGTGTCAGGTCGTCGAGGTGCGCCGCGGCGCCCGGCAGATCGAGTGACCGGACCAGGGCATGCACGTCCACTTCAGGCAGCGGCTGCAGCTCGATGTGGATGGCCTCACCCTGACGGACGACACTCTGGACCATGTGCAGGAGTTCAGGGGGCACTTCCCCCGTCCGGAAGGTGGCGATCAGCCGGGGGGGCCGCCCGGCACTGCGGTGGGTCTGGTCCGGCCTGAAGATGACGGCCCCCAGCTCGAAACTGGCCCGGTCGTAGTACTGCGTGTCGTCGTCCAGGGTGCACGCCACCCGCTGGGCCTCGTGCCCGAGCATGCGGGCAACGGCCGTCACGAACCGCTGCCAGTCCTCCTCCACGCGCATCGGTTCCGGCGGCCCTTCGCTGGTCAGGAATTCAGGCAGGATGCGCGAGAGTTCGCGCTTTTCCCACGGTTCCGGCGTCAGGTCCGGGTAGGCGGCGAGGATGCGCCGCACGTTGCGCGCTGCGGCGCCGTAGGGCAGCGCAGCGTCTCCGGGGCGCGTCTCCTGGTGCGCGTACACCCCGCAGCTGGCCGCGAATTCCTGCGCCAGTCGGGTCTTCCCCACGCCGGGCAGGCCGCTGATCAGAATGTTCTGCCCACGTGCCCAGGCCTCCTCCATCGTGGCCCATTCGCGCTCGCGCCCGATCAGGACAGGCGGGCGAAGGGTAGCGGCCGGCATGATCACCGGCGGGGGAAGGGGCAGGTCTGGCCCCGGACTGCCCCGCCGCAGCTCCTCGGCCAGCTGCTGCGTTGCCGCCAGGGGTTCGGCGCCCAGCTGCGTGGCGAGCGCCTCCCGGCACGCCTCGTACGCCGCGAGCGCGCCAGTGCGGTCGCCCGCAAGATACAGCAGGCGCATCTGGCGGTTCCACAGCTCCTCT
This window encodes:
- a CDS encoding DEAD/DEAH box helicase family protein, with product MTSPLRLDRGTLVMSAAPPCVADLFTWDARSQNYRARGQDYREIVQRLRAANLIFKDEAAAFQKLELGFAREISPYAHQISTLKAWKAAGRRGVAELPTGSGKTLVAQLALRDTPRSALICVPTLDLLQQWYSGLLAAFPDANVGLLGGGSHDDTPILVSTYDSAAIHAEDLAGKYALLICDECHHLPSDFTRVIAEMSLAPYRLGLSATLKRSDGRERDLETLLGPVVYSCSPEDLAGATLADYREVVIKVKLSHGEQARYDDLIRQRNDFLRLNSIRLGSLEGWKKFIMSSGSPQGRAAMLAHREAKSLAYGTEGKLRVLEEILVNHPDERTLIFTDDNATVYRISREFLIPSITHQTPTKERHSVLERFRDGTYRILVTSRVLNEGVDVPEASVGVMLSGTATEREYIQRLGRILRQAKGKKATLYEVITEGTSEERVSQQRKGQWQPQAAPSWESINASD
- a CDS encoding DUF790 family protein, with protein sequence MLPTELLMFTVKAGLANPRRLKPTTNNLILAETLIEVFQAYVGKRRSELNEELRDMEAGRSDYRVVRGLAHLLSQRGEFKAGGGLAPAAVREKVFALAQDGPPSRHRTQAILEQTARALSTESSLNAHDVAAALYADLPDQQTLIMFEPLEPLELIQRWDLAQAQGMLYRAYQLVITARRNEPARYKQLLKYLKLFGLMVTVEGDATYGFTLTLDGPTSLFSSNTRYGLAMAKFLPALLHVTKWDLSAALKPRRDLAWVDPKDDEWSFQLTSEDGYVSHYKAPEEHDSALESGFAERFAKLDTPWILEREVDLVPVPGGVILPDFRLVQGERSVLVEIVGYWRPEYLRKKFALLKKSGRTDLIVCVSERLNLDQAGVDPSEFGDRLVWFKGVLNPKEVLTIADRIAVST
- a CDS encoding ATP-binding protein; this translates as MSVRLNLLGGAGATLHRPGTAPLVLERRGAALLARLALEGPGPRAALAALLYDNAQTARNNLVHLLRRLNHPPGGPLVIVGSDLRLAPQIEADARRALDGQEPWPAAPAEFLGNFDYSDLPELEDWVLAWRERLAEAQRQEAGRRAAQAEATGNLTEAVQFTEHLLALDPLDEVTWRQLITLHARQGHRSAALTAYHRCVDVLRDELGSGPAQETRALMRAVEQGTLDTPLLRPPSVPLSVLRPPRLVGREREWERVHAALDTGRAVELQGEQGLGKSRLLQEIVLATPGAWLFEVRPDDTRTPYAAHSRLLRELLARMGVSLPNWARRELARLLPELGEALPPPQGEEEQARFYQAQASVLRLAAAQGLTLLAVDNVQFLDPLSAEAWPAVWTALGWGSPAAALRLVWATPPVEQGRALGGPASTRAIEVVHLGPLPPDAAQTLLVSLDVPQLNPRAAALYQLTGGHPYLLLETVRHLIETGQPADSESPLRPPGALADLLGQRLARLSLTALQAARGAAVLGGDVRPDLAAEVLGLPLLDIAGAWEELEAAQILQGERFVYDLLRETVAGGMPGAVRGLLHRSAARVLARHGAPEAEVAHHWAQGGDRHQAAALYLRAASAARATWQFRAAAVWGERAAALLEEMGDAAGAFEAWAQVAETLRDLTLDGHAQEVTAHLIRLAASPHQRARAQAARLQSLVENSDVEGLERVAREGLASLETAPDTRLAATFQEALAGALLLRGETDAALAPLDALRHLGSVLADPTVEATAHEGLGLAWVVRDPEQAAEHYDRAAALHAGSGDRIGAASVLNKRAPLLFALGDAVGAARAAAEAHDLLRGVDGADNLKLINAHERFCAAFAQEEDALAGQAVREGLALGGAATAGWGGVLHADLALLSATMGAPAEAAEALEAALAHENVPENKRHVLLAARVVVHAARGDDVQGYLRALARHAQHLNLPLVTAGARVLDAAFLPAREAIVAANQALDLAVRHGFQGLRRAALTHRARAHLTLGELAQARGDAEAALGLCKAFSLLVSPGQVLVVYADVLERQNDPGAPQARAAALQRRAAFSQRPDGA
- a CDS encoding BTAD domain-containing putative transcriptional regulator — its product is MENATRWTVTIREDARLVETGSAPIILERRTAALLLYLASEGAVSRSRLSGLLYPEAGEGTARNNLVQLLRRLKRVAGAALVAGDTVLALQADVKVSVAEDPQAPGALLGAFQFADLPEFETWLLTLRTRLTDERRRHLSGQADQLAAGGRPREAAAVLGEALRLDPLAEELWNRQMRLLYLAGDRTGALAAYEACREALATQLGAEPLAATQQLAEELRRGSPGPDLPLPPPVIMPAATLRPPVLIGREREWATMEEAWARGQNILISGLPGVGKTRLAQEFAASCGVYAHQETRPGDAALPYGAAARNVRRILAAYPDLTPEPWEKRELSRILPEFLTSEGPPEPMRVEEDWQRFVTAVARMLGHEAQRVACTLDDDTQYYDRASFELGAVIFRPDQTHRSAGRPPRLIATFRTGEVPPELLHMVQSVVRQGEAIHIELQPLPEVDVHALVRSLDLPGAAAHLDDLTRATGGNPLYVLETLKHLVQTGSLAEALPEQLLPQTVGATITGRLGRLSPGALHVARAASVLQSDFGPELVAEVLGAPLMTVAAAWEELEAAQVLAGNRFTHDLVYEAVLSGIPDAVRAMMHRSAARALEGRHIPPARVAGHWQRGKEPGRAAPWLRRAAEEAQGTRRPVEADEWYAAAELAYAALSDPQGISEMRRARAALMGVTP